AAAGCATGAATTCAAATCAGTTGAGAATGGAGAGTTCCGCCAGAAAGTAATGCAGCGCTCACCACAGTTAGTGTAGGTCTTGCCGGAGGAGCGTTGCTACACACTGGGGTGATTGTGATGCTGCTTGTCACTTTGTTGGCTGAGGGTTTGGTGGGACTTAAGCAGCTTTGGCGTGGAGAGCGCAGCACTGTCCCGGTCGACATCTCCTTGCTATCAGCGGCCTCAGCAGGTGGTCTGATGCCCCCCACcatcaggctgctgctgctgctactgttacTCTCAAGCGGCCTTTTAAACTGGGAGCCCAAGTGAATGTGGATTTTGTTGTCCTCTGTGGTGACGATGTTCGCGTTAGAGCTGCCAAACTTCTTGATCGGAGCAGGCACCATTTGCTTTTCGGGAGTGACCTTGAAAACGGCTCTGCCTGTTATCATCTCGTGCGGCTCCGGGGAGCTGGACATGTCAGAGAGGGAGGACGTGCTGACCGACATGATGGAAACAGGAGACAGGGATCTGTCAGAGACGGGGATCCTGATTTCTGGGGATTTTGCCCGAGAGATTGTTGTGATGGTGACTGGCGACTTGGCCCTCTCCAAAACCCGCGGGCTGTCTATGGTTCTGTTCTTGGTAGGAGTGAGGCTGGGAGTAGGAATGATTGTTATGCGGGGCTTCTGAAGGCCCGGGGTATTGGGGATCACTGTTGTGGTGGAGTAGATGTCCGAGGTACTCGGGCTGCTGATTTCGAGGGTTGCTTGGCTGTTCTGATGGTCTGGAGTCACCCTGATGTGTAAAGGTTGTCCCTGCTTCTGTGTCAGGCTGAGTTCCGCTGGCGAGCACTCCCCATTCACTTGCATGGGCTTCTCGGACCCATTATGGCTGTTGTCCTTTTTCCTCATCCAGGGAATCCAGGACTTCCTCATATCGCTGGGGTAGCGCTCCACGGTCGTTCTCTCGGTCGACTTTTTGAGGCACCGCTGTCGAAGGTTGCTCATGACGTGGTTTTCCTCTTGTACAGACTTCTTGATGAACACCGCAGGCGTGTCCTCCTCGGTCGTCTCATTGGTCGCAGGGTCAGTCTGCACGGCGGTAGAGGTCATGGGGACGTCCACCATCCTCCGACCGTTGGTGCTCGGCCTGAGGGCCCGGCTGTACCGCTTGGTGACCTCCAGCTCTTTGGTGAGGTTGAGAACCTCGTTGCTTATGctcttcttcttgtcctcctcctcgaGGAAGCGTTGCTGGAGGACGCTGTAGTCAACCTGCAGCTGTGACAGCAGGTCCTCCTTGTTCATGAGCTCGTGGATCTTCTCCTTGAGGGCAAGTACGTCCAATTCCAAGTCCCTTGTCTTTGCCTCCTCTGCCATGCATCGCTGACGCAATTCGGCCTCCTGGATCACGGCCTCGCCTCTTTCTATTGCTTTGTTGAATGCGATTTGACTCTTCATCTCCTCCACTTGCAGGAAGAGTGTGTTGGCCTTGTCCTGCTCCGTCTTGAACCTCTTTTCTAACATGTCGTACTCGTCCTCAGTTTTGATGAGGTCTCCCTCCACCACTTCCAGCTGCTTCAGGCGGTTTTTCAGCCTCTCAATTTCCGTATTCAGTTCTTTTATTTTAGCCTCATCCTGCCCACGTTCCTCTGAAAGTCTTCCAGATTCCTGCTTCAGCATGTACTTGGCAGATTCTTTTTCAACCCCCTCCAGACCACCAATTTTTTGTTTCAATATACACACTTTTGTGCTGAGCTccttgttcctctcctcctcagtacCTAGCTTAAACACCAGCTCGTCCCTCTCTCTTGTAAGGGAGGTCAGTTTGGCTTCCATTTCGGATTTGAACTTCAACAGCTTTTTGCTCTCCTCAATTAGCCTCTCTGTGACCTCCATCACTTTCTCTTGCTCAGCCTTAAACATTATACTCAActcctcccttttcttttcttcatatCTTATTCTTTCTGTCAAGTTCTTGCGTTCATTGAACATTACAACAGTGACAGACTTCAGCTTCATAAGGTCATCCTTCAGGAGCAGTTCAGCTTTTTCCAGCCTCAGCTCACTCGACTCCAGTTCCTTCACCCGGATCTTCAGTAACACTAGCTCATCCGCCAGCTCTTTCGActgccctctctctttttccaaagCAGACTGCAGTTGCGCACAGTCCGTTCGGCTCAAATTGAAAGAATCCTCCAGTTTATCCAGCTCCGACATCCGGCCCTGGAGTCTCTCCACTTCCAGTTTCAGCTCTTTCCCctggctctcctcctccagcagttTGTTCTGCAGCTCCCTACAGTGCGTTTCCGTCTTGGTGATCTCCTCGTCTTTGCCCTCCATCTCCAGCACTCGCTTGCGCAACTTCTCGAGCTCCGCCATGAGGTTCGAGTTCCCATACTCTCCCTGGCTGATCTTGtccctcagctcctgcagctcctccgCCGACCTCTGCAGCGCCCCGTTGGCCTCCTCGAGAGCCTGGATCTGCGACGTCAGCCCGGCTACCTTTTGCCGGAGCTGTTTGTTTTGGGACTCCTGACTCGTCAGTTTGGCGGTCATGTCCTCATGCTCTTTGGCGAACTGCGTCGACTTGCTCTCGAGCGCCGCTTCGAGCGTCAGGACTTTCTGGCTCTCCTCCTTGGCGAGGTTGCCGGCCTCGTTCAGCTTCGACTCTTTCTCCTGGAGGTTTTCTGTGAGCTCCTTGGCTTTCTGGTTTTGCTGGTCGATCTGCTCGAGGTGGAGCTGTCGTTCATCCACCAGCATGAGGGCAAAGGATTTCAGTTTCACCAGCTCATCTCTGACTTTCTCCAGCCGTTTTGTGTTCTCCTTATCCTTGCGAACTTGGTATGCTTTCTCTGTCTCCAGCAATTTCTTCAATCTAGTAGGGGTAATGAAAGCAAAAGACATATTAGAAACACAGTATATATCTGATTCAAGCATGATGATTTGTAAAATTAATAATGATTataaaacatataaaaatatataataacacATATATGAACATCTTCCACATCTATGCATATTTCTCAAATGAACATTTACAGTTCTTTCACAAATTTAAATTCTCAAAATTGCACATTGTCTGGAAAAGTAAAACCTGATGGATGAAATAAGTGTTGAACATTGTGTTCCCAAATATGCATTGTTTGGATGAAATATGCAACTTTAAAAAGGAGCTGCCAGAATATTTAATTCATGCCCCATACATGACCCTGGTTCTTTCACAAATTCAAATTCCCAAAATTGCATATTGTCTGGAAAAGTCAAACCTAATGGATGAAATAAGTGTTGAAAATGTGTTcccaaattcatttttttggaTGAAATATGCAACGTTAAAACTGAGTTGCCAGAATATTTAATTCATGCCCCATGCATGACCTTACAGCGCTTCTGATGGAGCATGCCAAATCAAACTGGCACAATGAACCAGTGGCACTTGGGGGGCAAAGCGGTTGACACTGTAGGCTGAACCCTCATGTGATTCTTCCTGCTGGCATTTAACATGCTTCTCACACTTGATC
This is a stretch of genomic DNA from Engraulis encrasicolus isolate BLACKSEA-1 chromosome 19, IST_EnEncr_1.0, whole genome shotgun sequence. It encodes these proteins:
- the LOC134435495 gene encoding filamin-A-interacting protein 1-like, with protein sequence MRSKNKAGTESQTNGVLVVPCGPNDIAQEEPSKGNAPSKSKRHKSKQKNANAEKEISGNEEKIEEKTEEKPIENGDEPIENGDQPIENGGLPTENGDQPTGNGDQSIENGVQPTVNGDQPIENGNQPSLGLKDLSKEDLLALLGVMEGEVQAREDVIRVLHSQQGGAGPSTAATAATAAGAEAVLEARYGSADPTKALQALQRDALLVPSKQRGDVYEKPMAALDRLQDKHKEAYRRMLEQLLLVEKCHRRTLHELDTEKRKHADYMNKSDDFTNLLEQERERLKKLLETEKAYQVRKDKENTKRLEKVRDELVKLKSFALMLVDERQLHLEQIDQQNQKAKELTENLQEKESKLNEAGNLAKEESQKVLTLEAALESKSTQFAKEHEDMTAKLTSQESQNKQLRQKVAGLTSQIQALEEANGALQRSAEELQELRDKISQGEYGNSNLMAELEKLRKRVLEMEGKDEEITKTETHCRELQNKLLEEESQGKELKLEVERLQGRMSELDKLEDSFNLSRTDCAQLQSALEKERGQSKELADELVLLKIRVKELESSELRLEKAELLLKDDLMKLKSVTVVMFNERKNLTERIRYEEKKREELSIMFKAEQEKVMEVTERLIEESKKLLKFKSEMEAKLTSLTRERDELVFKLGTEEERNKELSTKVCILKQKIGGLEGVEKESAKYMLKQESGRLSEERGQDEAKIKELNTEIERLKNRLKQLEVVEGDLIKTEDEYDMLEKRFKTEQDKANTLFLQVEEMKSQIAFNKAIERGEAVIQEAELRQRCMAEEAKTRDLELDVLALKEKIHELMNKEDLLSQLQVDYSVLQQRFLEEEDKKKSISNEVLNLTKELEVTKRYSRALRPSTNGRRMVDVPMTSTAVQTDPATNETTEEDTPAVFIKKSVQEENHVMSNLRQRCLKKSTERTTVERYPSDMRKSWIPWMRKKDNSHNGSEKPMQVNGECSPAELSLTQKQGQPLHIRVTPDHQNSQATLEISSPSTSDIYSTTTVIPNTPGLQKPRITIIPTPSLTPTKNRTIDSPRVLERAKSPVTITTISRAKSPEIRIPVSDRSLSPVSIMSVSTSSLSDMSSSPEPHEMITGRAVFKVTPEKQMVPAPIKKFGSSNANIVTTEDNKIHIHLGSQFKRPLESNSSSSSSLMVGGIRPPAEAADSKEMSTGTVLRSPRQSCLSPTKPSANKVTSSITITPVCSNAPPARPTLTVQAPQDMLSPKSGASRIPMSRGMKTGKAVLGALGISSTMKMEARADGQSMRIELKKSTLSGASFLSGGKS